A segment of the Sulfurovum indicum genome:
GAAGGCATTTATCCAACAGAGAGTAAGAGGAGAAGTATTGGTTGGAAAACTTACAGCACAGATCAATGGGGTAGAAGATAAGTTTTTCTCCGGTGAGATGAGTCCGGAAGAGGCCAAGCGTACACTTGGCCGACTGAAGTAAAGTGTGCCTTTATCTGCACGGATCGGTCATAGCATTTCTGTCTGCATAGAGATAGACCTCTACACGTCGGTTAAGTGCTCTGTTTCGTGCATTGGTGTTGGGTACAATAGGTTTGTTGTAGGAACATCCTTTAACCAGTGGACGTCCATTGACAGCCAACAGATTGGCAACACTTCTTGCACGTCTTTCTGAAAGGCCAAGGTTATATTCGTAACTTCCCCTGTCATCTGTAAAGCCTGCAACGCCTACTACGGTTTGCGGATAGTTTGCAAGTACCTGGGCAATCTTTTGCACTTTACGTCGTGCGCGAGGCTGCAGTCTGGCAGAATCGGTTGCGAACATCATCTTGTCTCGGAACATGATCCTGACGTGGGTAGGGTATTTGGAGACAATGATCTCATGGTTGGGATCGAGACGGGCAAGAGGATCGTTGTTTACTCCGGTTCCAAGGGCCCTGGCAATTGCGTTTGCCTGTTCATCCATACTGTAGCCTATGGCTCCGCCTACAGCAGCACCAAGCAGTCCGCCAATGAGAGCACGTTGTCCTTTATCGTGTCCCTTTGTATTGTATCCGATGATGGCACCCGCAAGGGCACCGGTTGCTACACCGGTTTTCGTACGATCGTAACTGGTATCTTCTACCAGGCCGGGCTCCCTGTAGCATCCGCTGAGGGTCAATAATGCTGCAATAGAGAGCAGCAGTGATCTGGATAAAGTCATTTTTTCTCCTTTTTGGTCTAAATTTTATTCATGCCAGCCGCCGCTATCTACAGGTGGCTGATTGCTCTTGTCGATTTCATGACCGATAAGAGCACCGGTTGCGGCACCTACGACTGCACCGATGGCAGCACGTTGTCCGGGATGATCTCCTTTGGTATTGTACCCGATGACTGATCCTGCAACAGCTCCTGTGACAGCACCTGTTTGGGTAGCATTGTTGGGTAGTACCTCGTTACCTGTACATCCGTTGATAAAAAGAGCCGATGTAAGCAATAAGGGTATAATAGTCTGCAAAGAGTATTTCATTTGTCTCTCCTTGAGATTGGATTGAAAAGATTATAGCATATCATTGTGAAGTAAATGTGTTGAGCAGTTTTTTCTATGGCTTTTTCTCTCTCACTATCTTTTGATGCCACTCCCAAAGTGTCTTTTCAAAACCGATCTTCCGTGTTTCGTAGAAGTGCAAAGGTTTACTCAAATATTTCTGTGCCACCCAACCGTCAAATTCATGTGGATAGAGGTAGTTTCCGGCATGGGTTTTGATATGGTCCGGAATAGGGTGTATCTCACCCCTTTGGATTGCTTTGAGTGCTTTGTTTATGGCTATATAGGCACTGTTTGATTTGGGAGAAGAGGCAAGATAGACCACAAGCTGTGCCAGAGAGATACGTGCTTCGGGGTATCCGATATGTTTGACGATGGTCAGGGTTGAAGAGGCAAGGTTGAGGGCGTGCGGATTGGCATTGCCGATATCCTCACTTGCCAGGATACTCAATCGTCTCGCAATGAATTCTGCAGGCTCACCGCCATCGATAAGACGGGCAAGGTAGTAGATGGCAGCATCAATATCCGAACCTCTGATGCTTTTGATCATGGCGGAAGTAAGTTCATAGTGGCTTTCACTTTCAGAACTTCCAGCCTGCATGGCATGAGGCCGTATCTGCTTAAGTACCGGCAGTACTACAGGTGTTTGTACTGCCAGTGCACTCTCAAGCAGATTGAGCATGGCACGAAGATCACCGCTG
Coding sequences within it:
- a CDS encoding OmpA family protein, whose amino-acid sequence is MTLSRSLLLSIAALLTLSGCYREPGLVEDTSYDRTKTGVATGALAGAIIGYNTKGHDKGQRALIGGLLGAAVGGAIGYSMDEQANAIARALGTGVNNDPLARLDPNHEIIVSKYPTHVRIMFRDKMMFATDSARLQPRARRKVQKIAQVLANYPQTVVGVAGFTDDRGSYEYNLGLSERRARSVANLLAVNGRPLVKGCSYNKPIVPNTNARNRALNRRVEVYLYADRNAMTDPCR
- a CDS encoding glycine zipper domain-containing protein translates to MKYSLQTIIPLLLTSALFINGCTGNEVLPNNATQTGAVTGAVAGSVIGYNTKGDHPGQRAAIGAVVGAATGALIGHEIDKSNQPPVDSGGWHE
- a CDS encoding replication-associated recombination protein A — translated: MANLALKYRPKTLNDIVGQEKLLGETGVLRRLLEQEKLGHTFFYGPPGCGKTSLARVIATHLDRPFYEMNATSFKIEEVRNIFKRYQHALQKPLIFIDEVHRLSKNQQEVLLPFMENNAALIIGASTENPYYALSAAIRSRSHLYQLQPIDEKTMSAFLEKVLQREEIEIEKEAKAYLVFSSSGDLRAMLNLLESALAVQTPVVLPVLKQIRPHAMQAGSSESESHYELTSAMIKSIRGSDIDAAIYYLARLIDGGEPAEFIARRLSILASEDIGNANPHALNLASSTLTIVKHIGYPEARISLAQLVVYLASSPKSNSAYIAINKALKAIQRGEIHPIPDHIKTHAGNYLYPHEFDGWVAQKYLSKPLHFYETRKIGFEKTLWEWHQKIVREKKP